From Equus asinus isolate D_3611 breed Donkey chromosome 14, EquAss-T2T_v2, whole genome shotgun sequence, one genomic window encodes:
- the LOC106840534 gene encoding speedy protein E4-like, translated as MTSRPPSPQPSTSGYPLEVIVNEESPGPSARWVDPRPLPESSGLKRKREWSESLQEETEEETAAKAEDSWVVEWLCGLRMKLKRQRVSTVLPEHHEVFNTLLEDPVVKRFLAWDRDLLVSDKYLLSMVIAYFSRAGLFSWQYRRIHFFIALYLANDMEEDNQAPKQAIFSFLYGKNRAERPLFHKLRLQFVRSMDWRMRVTREECEEIQAFDPELWVWGRDRTLLPQGSRDHGGLREGH; from the exons ATGACCAGCCGTCCACCGAGTCCCCAGCCTAGCACGTCAGGGTACCCCCTGGAGGTGATAGTGAATGAAGAAAGCCCAGGACCATCAG CCCGCTGGGTAGATCCCAGGCCCCTGCCTGAGTCCTCGGGcctgaagaggaagagggagtggtCGGAGTCTCTCCAGGAGGAGACGGAGGAGGAGACAGCCGCCAAGGCTGAGGACAGCTGGGTGGTGGAGTGGCTGTGTGGACTCAGGATGAAGCTCAAGAGACAGCGGGTGTCCACCGTGCTGCCTGAACACCACGAGGTCTTCAACACACTGCTCG AGGATCCTGTCGTTAAAAGATTCCTGGCCTGGGACCGAGATCTGTTGGTATCTGACAAG TATCTGCTGTCCATGGTCATAGCTTATTTCAGCCGGGCTGGCCTCTTCTCCTGGCAGTACCGGCGGATTCATTTCTTCATCGCTCT CTACCTGGCCAACGACATGGAAGAGGATAACCAGGCCCCCAAACAGGCCATCTTTTCCTTCCTCTATGGGAAGAACCGCGCTGAGCGCCCCTTGTTCCACAAACTGCGATTACAGTTCGTCCGTTCCATGGACTGGAGGATGAGGGTCACCCGGGAAGAGTGCGAGGAG ATCCAGGCTTTTGATCCCGAGCTCTGGGTGTGGGGCCGAGATCGcaccctcctgccccagggctccaGGGACCATGGAGGCCTGAGGGAAG GTCACTGA